A single genomic interval of Prionailurus viverrinus isolate Anna chromosome A2, UM_Priviv_1.0, whole genome shotgun sequence harbors:
- the LOC125161049 gene encoding transmembrane reductase CYB561D2, whose translation MALSVETESHIYRALRTASGAAAHLVALGFTIFVAVLARPGSSLFSWHPMLMSLAFSFLMTEALLVFSPESSLLRSLSRKGRARCHWVLQLLALLCALLGLGLVILHKEQLGKAHLATWHGRAGLIAVLWAGLQCSGGVGLLYPKLLPRWPLAKLKLYHATSGLVGYLLGSASLLLGMCSLWFTATVTSGVWYLAVLCPVITSLVIMSQVSNAYLYRKRIQP comes from the exons ATGGCCCTTTCTGTGGAGACCGAGTCGCACATCTACCGAGCTCTGCGCACTGCCTCTGGGGCTGCTGCCCACCTTGTGGCCCTGGGCTTTACGATCTTTGTGGCTGTGCTTGCCAGGCCTGGCTCCA GTCTGTTCTCCTGGCACCCCATGCTTATGTCTCTGGCT TTCTCTTTCCTGATGACCGAGGCACTGCTGGTGTTCTCTCCTGAGAGTTCGCTGCTGCGCTCCCTCTCACGGAAGGGCCGAGCACGCTGCCACTGGGTACTGCAGCTGCTGGCCCTGCTGTGTGCACTGCTGGGCCTAGGTCTTGTCATCCTCCATAAGGAACAGCTTGGCAAAGCCCACCTGGCCACGTGGCATGGGCGGGCAGGGCTGATAGCTGTGCTGTGGGCCGGGTTGCAGTGCTCAGGTGGGGTGGGGCTGCTCTACCCTAAACTGCTGCCCCGCTGGCCCCTGGCTAAGCTCAAGCTATACCATGCCACTTCTGGGCTAGTGGGCTACCTTCTGGGTAGTGCCAGCCTCTTGTTGGGCATGTGCTCCCTCTGGTTCACCGCCACGGTCACTAGTGGGGTCTGGTACCTTGCTGTGCTATGCCCTGTCATTACCAGTTTGGTCATCATGAGTCAGGTGAGCAACGCCTACCTGTACCGCAAAAGGATCCAGCCATGA
- the TMEM115 gene encoding transmembrane protein 115, protein MQRALPGARQHLGAILASASVVVKALCATVLFLYLLSFAVDTGCLAVTPGYLFPPNFWIWTLATHGLMEQHVWDVAISLATVVVAGRLLEPLWGALELLIFFSVVNVSVGLLGAFAYLLTYMASFNLVYLFTIRIHGALGFLGGVLVALKQTMGDCVVLRVPQVRVSVVPMLLLGLLLLLRLATLLQSPALASYGFGLLSSWVYLRFYQRHSRGRGDMADHFAFATFFPEILQPVVGLLANLVHGLLVKVKICQKTVKRYDVGAPSSITISLPGTDPQDAERRRQLALKALNERLKRVEDQSVWPSMDDDEEEAGAKMDSLLPSDKAPMLPGKGAAPESSLITFEAAPPKL, encoded by the exons ATGCAGCGCGCCCTACCGGGCGCCCGCCAGCACTTGGGGGCCATCCTGGCCAGCGCCAGCGTGGTGGTGAAGGCCCTGTGTGCGACAGTACTCTTCCTCTACCTGCTGTCCTTCGCCGTGGACACGGGCTGCCTGGCGGTTACCCCAGGCTACCTCTTTCCGCCCAACTTCTGGATCTGGACCCTGGCCACCCATGGGCTGATGGAACAGCACGTGTGGGATGTGGCTATCAGTCTTGCCACGGTGGTGGTGGCTGGACGTTTGCTGGAGCCCCTCTGGGGGGCCTTGGAGCTGCTCATCTTCTTCTCAGTGGTGAACGTGTCAGTGGGGTTGTTGGGGGCCTTCGCCTACCTCCTCACCTACATGGCTTCCTTCAACTTGGTCTACCTTTTCACTATCCGCATCCACGGAGCCCTGGGCTTCCTAGGTGGTGTCCTGGTGGCACTCAAGCAAACCATGGGGGACTGTGTGGTCTTGCGTGTGCCCCAGGTGCGTGTCAGCGTGGTGCCTATGCTGCTGttggggctgctgctgctgttgcggCTGGCCACGCTGCTCCAGAGCCCAGCACTGGCCTCCTATGGCTTTGGGCTGCTCTCCAGTTGGGTTTATCTTCGCTTCTACCAGCGCCATAGCCGAGGCCGAGGGGACATGGCTGACCACTTCGCTTTTGCCACCTTCTTCCCTGAGATTCTGCAGCCCGTGGTGGGGCTGTTGGCGAACTTGGTGCACGGCCTCCTGGTGAAGGTAAAGATATGCCAGAAGACAGTGAAGCGCTATGATGTAGGTGCCCCGTCTTCCATCACCATCAGCCTCCCAGGGACAGACCCTCAAGATGCAGAACGGAGAAG GCAACTGGCCCTGAAGGCCCTCAATGAGCGGCTGAAGAGAGTGGAGGACCAGTCCGTCTGGCCAAGCATGGATGACGATGAAGAGGAGGCAGGGGCCAAGATGGATAGCCTCCTACCCTCAGACAAGGCCCCCATGCTCCCAGGGAAGGGGGCTGCCCCAGAATCCAGCCTGATCACCTTCGAGGCAGCTCCGCCGAAGCTGTAA